Proteins encoded together in one Cellulomonas gilvus ATCC 13127 window:
- a CDS encoding GH36-type glycosyl hydrolase domain-containing protein, producing the protein MRYGHFDDEAREYVITTPHTPYPWINYLGSEQFFSLLSHQAGGYSFYRDAKMRRLTRYRYNNIPADAGGRYLYVNDGGDVWTPSWLPVKADLDHFEARHGLGYSRIAGERNGLRVETLFFVPVGENAEVQKVTVTNTSDAYKSATLFSFVEFCLWNAQDDQTNYQRNLSIGEVEVEQDSPYGSAIYHKTEYRERRDHYAVFAVNTAADGFDTDRDTFVGAYNSLGEAAVPFKGESANSVASGWYPIGSHSVSVSLAPGESRELVYVLGYLENPDEQKWADDAHQLINREPAHALLSRFATSEQTDAAFAALQQHWTQLLSTYSVSSTDEKLDRMVNIWNQYQCMVTFNMSRSASFFETGIGRGMGFRDSNQDLLGFVHLIPERARERIIDIASTQFPDGSAYHQYQPLTKRGNNDIGSGFNDDPLWLIAGVAAYVKETGDFSILDEPVPFDNEPGTEVPLFEHLTRSFEFTVTHRGPHGLPLIGRADWNDCLNLNCFSTTPGESFQTTENQEGGAAESVFIAAQFVLYGEQYAQLAERRGLADVATRARGLVEEMRAAVLSDGWDGRWFLRAYDYYGNPIGTDAHDEGKIWIEPQGFAVMAGIGVGEGPADTDAPAVQALDAVNEMLATDHGMVLQYPAYTTYQVHMGEVSTYPPGYKENGGIFCHNNPWVIIGETVLGRGARAFDYYKRITPAYREDISDVHRLEPYVYAQMIAGKEAVRHGEAKNSWLTGTAAWNFVTVSQHLLGVRPDFDGLVVDPQIGPEVPSFTVTRVARGATYEISVTNSGEDGARGSLVVDGTPIDGNLVPYAPAGATVRVQVTV; encoded by the coding sequence GTACCCGTGGATCAACTACCTGGGCTCGGAGCAGTTCTTCTCGCTCCTGTCGCACCAGGCCGGCGGGTACTCGTTCTACCGCGACGCCAAGATGCGGCGCCTGACGCGGTACCGCTACAACAACATCCCCGCGGACGCGGGCGGCCGGTACCTGTACGTCAACGACGGCGGCGACGTGTGGACCCCGTCGTGGCTGCCGGTCAAGGCGGACCTGGACCACTTCGAGGCGCGGCACGGCCTGGGCTACTCGCGCATCGCGGGTGAGCGCAACGGCCTGCGCGTCGAGACGCTGTTCTTCGTGCCCGTCGGCGAGAACGCCGAGGTCCAGAAGGTCACCGTCACCAACACCTCCGACGCCTACAAGAGCGCGACGCTGTTCTCGTTCGTCGAGTTCTGCCTGTGGAACGCCCAGGACGACCAGACGAACTACCAGCGCAACCTGTCCATCGGCGAGGTCGAGGTCGAGCAGGACTCGCCGTACGGCTCGGCGATCTACCACAAGACCGAGTACCGCGAGCGCCGGGACCACTACGCCGTGTTCGCGGTGAACACGGCCGCGGACGGCTTCGACACCGACCGCGACACGTTCGTCGGCGCGTACAACTCGCTCGGCGAGGCCGCGGTGCCGTTCAAGGGCGAGTCGGCCAACTCGGTCGCGTCCGGCTGGTACCCGATCGGCTCGCACTCCGTCTCGGTCTCGCTGGCCCCCGGCGAGTCGCGTGAGCTCGTGTACGTGCTCGGCTACCTGGAGAACCCCGACGAGCAGAAGTGGGCGGACGACGCCCACCAGCTCATCAACCGCGAGCCCGCGCACGCGCTGCTGAGCCGGTTCGCGACCTCGGAGCAGACCGACGCCGCGTTCGCCGCGCTGCAGCAGCACTGGACGCAGCTGCTCTCGACCTACTCGGTGAGCTCGACCGACGAGAAGCTGGACCGGATGGTCAACATCTGGAACCAGTACCAGTGCATGGTCACGTTCAACATGTCCCGCTCGGCGTCGTTCTTCGAGACCGGCATCGGCCGCGGCATGGGCTTCCGCGACTCCAACCAGGACCTGCTGGGCTTCGTCCACCTGATCCCCGAGCGCGCGCGTGAGCGGATCATCGACATCGCCTCGACGCAGTTCCCCGACGGCTCCGCGTACCACCAGTACCAGCCGCTGACGAAGCGCGGGAACAACGACATCGGCTCGGGCTTCAACGACGACCCGCTGTGGCTGATCGCGGGCGTCGCGGCGTACGTCAAGGAGACGGGCGACTTCTCGATCCTCGACGAGCCCGTGCCATTCGACAACGAGCCCGGCACCGAGGTGCCGCTGTTCGAGCACCTGACGCGGTCCTTCGAGTTCACGGTCACGCACCGGGGCCCGCACGGCCTGCCGCTCATCGGGCGTGCGGACTGGAACGACTGCCTCAACCTCAACTGCTTCTCCACCACGCCCGGTGAGTCCTTCCAGACCACCGAGAACCAGGAGGGCGGCGCTGCGGAGTCCGTCTTCATCGCGGCGCAGTTCGTGCTGTACGGCGAGCAGTACGCGCAGCTCGCGGAGCGCCGCGGCCTGGCGGACGTGGCGACGCGCGCCCGTGGCCTCGTCGAGGAGATGCGCGCCGCGGTGCTGAGCGACGGCTGGGACGGCCGCTGGTTCCTGCGCGCGTACGACTACTACGGCAACCCGATCGGCACCGACGCGCACGACGAGGGCAAGATCTGGATCGAGCCGCAGGGCTTCGCGGTCATGGCCGGGATCGGCGTGGGCGAGGGCCCCGCGGACACCGACGCCCCCGCGGTGCAGGCGCTCGACGCGGTCAACGAGATGCTCGCGACCGACCACGGCATGGTGCTGCAGTACCCGGCGTACACCACCTACCAGGTGCACATGGGTGAGGTCTCCACGTACCCGCCGGGGTACAAGGAGAACGGCGGGATCTTCTGCCACAACAACCCGTGGGTGATCATCGGCGAGACGGTCCTGGGCCGTGGCGCGCGCGCGTTCGACTACTACAAGCGGATCACGCCCGCCTACCGGGAGGACATCTCCGACGTGCACCGGCTCGAGCCGTACGTGTACGCGCAGATGATCGCGGGCAAGGAGGCGGTCCGGCACGGTGAGGCCAAGAACTCGTGGCTCACGGGCACGGCGGCGTGGAACTTCGTCACGGTCTCGCAGCACCTGCTGGGCGTCCGGCCGGACTTCGACGGGCTCGTCGTCGACCCGCAGATCGGTCCCGAGGTCCCGTCGTTCACGGTGACGCGCGTGGCGCGCGGCGCGACGTACGAGATCTCGGTGACGAACTCGGGTGAGGACGGCGCACGCGGCTCGCTCGTGGTGGACGGCACGCCGATCGACGGCAACCTGGTCCCGTACGCGCCCGCCGGCGCCACGGTCCGCGTCCAGGTCACGGTCTGA
- a CDS encoding aldose 1-epimerase: MSTSERTDPRVATLRSDVWELDVLPGTGASIGAGRIRTPDGVWRDLLRPTRTAAGLGEPEKCASFVMIPWSNRVAGGLLRFGGRTWRLQQNAADGTAIHGTVRYVPWDVTARSESAISLELDTGEFVGMNFPWRFTTRVTYALDGPVLTVTTSVRNVDDEAFPVGFGHHPYFQRALVPVGQPVPQDSPGPVLEIPAHRSYALEHALPSAAAVPVAARADFRTPRRLGTGLVDDVLTGFEPGRPVRLQYDEPDVTVELTQDAVFEHMVVYAPRGRTYFAVEPATNVNDGVALHQAGVPGTGVLVVEPGQEVAGTFSIAVHAAG; this comes from the coding sequence GTGAGCACGTCGGAGCGCACCGACCCCCGCGTGGCGACGCTGCGCTCCGACGTGTGGGAGCTCGACGTGCTCCCCGGCACCGGGGCGTCGATCGGCGCGGGCCGCATCCGCACCCCCGACGGGGTGTGGCGCGACCTGCTGCGGCCCACGCGCACCGCTGCCGGGCTGGGTGAGCCGGAGAAGTGCGCGAGCTTCGTCATGATCCCGTGGTCCAACCGCGTCGCGGGTGGGCTGCTGCGCTTCGGCGGCCGCACGTGGCGCCTGCAGCAGAACGCGGCGGACGGCACCGCGATCCACGGCACGGTCCGGTACGTGCCGTGGGACGTGACCGCGCGCTCCGAGAGCGCGATCTCGCTCGAGCTCGACACGGGCGAGTTCGTCGGGATGAACTTCCCGTGGCGGTTCACCACGCGCGTGACGTACGCGCTGGACGGTCCGGTCCTCACGGTCACGACGAGCGTGCGGAACGTCGACGACGAGGCCTTCCCGGTCGGGTTCGGCCACCACCCGTACTTCCAGCGCGCGCTGGTGCCCGTCGGGCAGCCGGTCCCGCAGGACAGCCCCGGCCCCGTGCTGGAGATCCCCGCGCACCGCAGCTACGCGCTCGAGCACGCGCTGCCGAGCGCGGCCGCGGTGCCCGTCGCCGCGCGTGCGGACTTCCGTACGCCGCGGCGGCTCGGGACCGGGCTGGTCGACGACGTGCTGACCGGCTTCGAGCCCGGCCGCCCCGTGCGGCTGCAGTACGACGAGCCGGACGTGACCGTGGAGCTCACGCAGGACGCCGTCTTCGAGCACATGGTGGTCTACGCCCCCCGTGGCCGGACGTACTTCGCGGTCGAGCCCGCGACCAACGTCAACGACGGTGTCGCGCTGCACCAGGCGGGCGTGCCCGGGACGGGCGTGCTCGTGGTCGAGCCCGGCCAGGAGGTCGCGGGGACGTTCTCGATCGCGGTGCACGCAGCGGGCTGA
- a CDS encoding LolA-like protein, protein MRAIHRIVSAGAAAALALTLTACGGSDDTTPDDAPSSGGAVATEPADDETSEAPEPSGDELTAENFADVLAASVADGVSYRMTMEMTSDNADVSSTSEAEVEMLDGSPAMRMTSTSMGIETETILLDGVYYMNLGEMTGGKFLKIDASDPDNPFAESVQGLDDAADPAKSIEAFKDSIESLEKVGEEDVDGVPTTHYRLVVDSSAMSEQLAGLTGGEGTAPSLPATFDYDIWVDGDNRLAKMETEVMGSTVVTTYSDWNDSSIKVTAPSADEITTEDPFASLGGS, encoded by the coding sequence ATGCGCGCCATCCATCGGATCGTCAGCGCCGGCGCCGCCGCGGCACTGGCCCTCACGCTCACCGCCTGCGGTGGTTCGGACGACACCACGCCCGACGACGCGCCGTCCTCGGGCGGTGCCGTCGCCACCGAGCCGGCCGACGACGAGACCTCGGAGGCGCCCGAGCCCTCGGGTGACGAGCTCACCGCCGAGAACTTCGCCGACGTGCTCGCCGCGTCCGTCGCCGACGGCGTCTCCTACCGGATGACCATGGAGATGACGAGCGACAACGCCGACGTGTCCTCGACCAGCGAGGCCGAGGTCGAGATGCTCGACGGCAGCCCGGCCATGCGCATGACGTCGACGTCGATGGGCATCGAGACCGAGACGATCCTGCTCGACGGCGTCTACTACATGAACCTCGGCGAGATGACCGGCGGCAAGTTCCTCAAGATCGACGCCTCCGACCCCGACAACCCGTTCGCGGAGTCGGTGCAGGGTCTCGACGACGCGGCCGACCCGGCCAAGAGCATCGAGGCGTTCAAGGACTCGATCGAGTCGCTGGAGAAGGTGGGCGAGGAGGACGTCGACGGCGTCCCCACCACGCACTACCGCCTGGTGGTCGACAGCAGCGCGATGTCCGAGCAACTGGCCGGCCTGACCGGTGGCGAAGGCACCGCGCCGTCCCTGCCCGCCACGTTCGACTACGACATCTGGGTTGACGGCGACAACCGCCTCGCCAAGATGGAGACCGAGGTCATGGGCTCGACCGTCGTGACCACGTACTCCGACTGGAACGACTCCAGCATCAAGGTGACCGCTCCCAGCGCGGACGAGATCACCACCGAGGACCCGTTCG